From one Prochlorococcus marinus str. MIT 0912 genomic stretch:
- the cobA gene encoding uroporphyrinogen-III C-methyltransferase gives MNTNQFGTVHLVGAGPGDPDLLTVKAQKLISKCDALVYDSLVPIELLELVSSNCQLHSVGKRRGHHSVPQRTTNDILFDLAKSYSCIVRLKGGDPFLFGRGAEEASYLHKKGVPVQVVPGVTSGIAAPAYVGIPITHRLAGSSVTFVTGHEGIDKKRPAVNWRSLAKSSDGIVIYMGVHNLKFISAELIAGGMNPETSAAVIEQGTVIGQRHIKSPLVKLFDRVQEENLRSPAIVVIGSVVDFQVEACSPKPAEVTFPIPI, from the coding sequence ATGAATACAAATCAGTTTGGCACTGTGCATCTTGTCGGAGCAGGTCCTGGTGATCCCGATTTATTAACAGTTAAAGCGCAAAAACTAATTAGTAAATGTGATGCGCTTGTATACGACTCTTTAGTTCCTATAGAGCTACTTGAATTAGTTTCTTCAAATTGTCAACTTCATTCAGTAGGTAAGAGGCGTGGTCATCATTCGGTTCCTCAGAGGACAACGAATGATATTTTGTTTGATTTAGCAAAGAGTTATTCTTGTATTGTTAGATTAAAAGGTGGTGATCCATTTTTGTTTGGTAGAGGTGCGGAAGAAGCTTCTTATCTTCATAAAAAAGGGGTTCCAGTACAAGTAGTACCTGGGGTTACATCAGGTATAGCTGCTCCTGCTTATGTTGGGATACCTATTACTCATAGACTTGCTGGATCTTCAGTTACTTTTGTGACTGGACATGAGGGGATTGATAAAAAACGCCCAGCTGTAAATTGGCGGTCTTTAGCTAAATCCAGTGATGGAATCGTTATATATATGGGTGTTCATAATTTAAAATTTATCTCAGCAGAGTTGATTGCTGGTGGTATGAATCCTGAGACTTCTGCGGCAGTTATTGAGCAGGGGACTGTAATTGGTCAACGTCATATTAAGAGCCCTTTGGTAAAGCTTTTTGACCGAGTTCAAGAAGAAAATTTAAGGTCTCCTGCGATTGTTGTAATAGGTTCAGTTGTGGACTTTCAAGTAGAAGCTTGCTCTCCAAAGCCAGCTGAAGTGACATTTCCAATTCCTATATAG
- a CDS encoding 7-carboxy-7-deazaguanine synthase QueE: MEASLPVVECFHSLQGEGEHAGRSAYFIRLASCKVGCPWCDTKNSWNSEHHPQKSLIDLSISTAKAQKEGAAFVVITGGEPLHHNLDHLCSEIRKSTLILEKKSIPIHLETSGVDRLSGNPDWITLSPKRHSPPRLDNLLSCQELKVVIQNAEDILFAKKMNDLIKNNGNIKPQLFLQAGWENEEGQTLAIKFVKNNPDWRLSMQTHKWLGVL; encoded by the coding sequence ATGGAAGCCTCTCTACCAGTAGTGGAATGTTTTCATTCTCTACAAGGAGAAGGAGAACATGCTGGTAGAAGCGCTTACTTCATTAGATTAGCTAGTTGTAAAGTTGGATGTCCTTGGTGTGATACGAAAAATTCATGGAATTCCGAACATCATCCACAAAAAAGTTTAATAGATTTATCAATTAGCACAGCTAAAGCCCAAAAAGAAGGTGCAGCTTTTGTTGTAATCACTGGGGGTGAGCCATTACATCATAATTTAGATCATCTATGCAGTGAAATTAGAAAGTCTACACTCATCCTAGAGAAAAAATCTATTCCAATTCATCTCGAAACCAGTGGCGTAGATAGATTGAGTGGCAACCCAGATTGGATAACATTATCTCCTAAACGGCATTCTCCTCCACGCCTTGATAACCTCTTGTCATGCCAAGAATTAAAAGTTGTTATACAGAACGCTGAAGATATACTTTTTGCTAAAAAAATGAATGATTTAATAAAAAACAATGGAAACATTAAACCTCAATTATTTTTGCAAGCAGGATGGGAAAATGAAGAGGGGCAAACACTCGCAATCAAGTTTGTAAAAAACAATCCTGATTGGAGATTAAGTATGCAAACTCACAAATGGCTAGGTGTACTCTAA
- a CDS encoding CTP synthase, whose translation MAKFVFVTGGVVSSIGKGIVAASLGRLLKSKGYSVSILKLDPYLNVDPGTMSPFQHGEVFVTEDGAETDLDLGHYERFTDTAMSRLNSVTTGSIYQAVINKERRGDYDGRTVQVIPHITREIRERIKRVADNSGADVVISEIGGTVGDIESLPFLEAIREFKGDVKRNDVVYVHVTLLPYIGTSGEIKTKPTQHSVKELRSIGIQPDVLVCRSDRPINNDLKNKIGGFCGVKSDAVIASLDADSIYSVPLALKDEGLCREILDCLDLNDHESDLKDWEQLVHKLRNPGPSVKVALVGKYVQLNDAYLSVVEALRHACISQDASLNLHWVNAENIESEGAEKLLQGMDAIVVPGGFGNRGVNGKIAAIRWAREQRVPFLGLCLGMQCAVIEWARNLAGLEDASSAELDPNSKHPVIHLLPEQQDVVDLGGTMRLGVYPCRLLNNTTGQTLYNEEVVYERHRHRYEFNNSYRTLLMESGYVISGTSPDGRLVELIELKNHPFFIACQYHPEFLSRPGKPHPLFSGLIQAAQLRVPSSPHEAFNPQSKIIEKKSLEQQ comes from the coding sequence ATGGCAAAATTTGTTTTCGTCACTGGTGGAGTAGTTTCAAGCATTGGCAAAGGAATTGTTGCCGCAAGTCTTGGCAGACTACTAAAATCAAAAGGGTACAGTGTTTCGATTTTGAAGCTTGACCCATATTTAAATGTTGATCCAGGAACGATGAGTCCTTTTCAACATGGAGAGGTTTTTGTAACTGAAGACGGTGCTGAAACTGATTTAGACCTTGGGCATTATGAGCGCTTCACAGATACTGCAATGTCAAGACTAAATAGTGTCACGACAGGTTCCATTTATCAAGCTGTAATAAATAAAGAGAGAAGAGGTGACTATGACGGAAGAACAGTTCAAGTCATCCCCCACATCACTCGTGAAATTCGCGAAAGAATTAAACGTGTAGCAGACAATAGTGGTGCAGATGTAGTGATATCAGAAATTGGAGGAACAGTTGGAGATATTGAATCTCTACCTTTTCTGGAGGCAATAAGAGAATTTAAAGGGGATGTAAAAAGAAACGATGTTGTGTATGTTCACGTCACATTATTGCCTTACATCGGTACATCTGGAGAAATAAAAACCAAGCCAACACAGCACTCAGTAAAAGAATTACGTTCAATAGGTATTCAGCCAGATGTTTTAGTCTGTCGCAGTGATAGGCCCATTAATAATGATTTAAAAAATAAAATAGGGGGTTTCTGTGGAGTTAAATCTGATGCAGTTATAGCATCTCTTGATGCTGACAGTATTTACTCAGTACCATTAGCTCTCAAAGATGAAGGACTTTGTAGGGAAATCTTAGATTGCTTGGATCTGAATGATCATGAAAGTGATTTAAAAGACTGGGAACAATTAGTCCATAAATTGCGCAATCCAGGTCCTTCTGTCAAAGTTGCATTAGTTGGCAAATATGTACAATTAAATGATGCCTACTTATCAGTAGTTGAAGCATTACGTCATGCGTGTATCTCGCAAGATGCATCTTTAAATCTTCACTGGGTCAATGCGGAAAACATCGAATCAGAGGGAGCAGAAAAACTACTTCAGGGAATGGACGCAATTGTCGTTCCTGGAGGTTTTGGTAACCGTGGGGTAAATGGAAAAATAGCTGCTATCAGATGGGCAAGAGAGCAAAGAGTTCCTTTTCTTGGACTTTGCTTAGGTATGCAATGTGCTGTCATTGAATGGGCTCGCAATTTAGCTGGTTTAGAAGATGCATCTAGCGCCGAACTAGATCCAAATTCAAAACACCCTGTAATTCATTTACTACCAGAACAACAAGATGTAGTTGATCTAGGAGGAACAATGAGATTAGGTGTATATCCTTGTAGACTTCTAAACAACACAACTGGGCAAACTTTATACAACGAAGAAGTTGTTTACGAAAGGCATAGACATCGTTATGAGTTCAATAATTCATATAGGACTCTACTTATGGAATCAGGCTATGTAATTAGTGGTACTTCACCTGATGGTCGGTTGGTAGAACTAATAGAATTAAAAAATCATCCGTTTTTTATTGCGTGTCAATATCATCCAGAATTTCTCTCTAGGCCAGGGAAACCACACCCTTTATTTAGTGGCTTGATTCAAGCGGCACAATTACGCGTACCATCCTCACCACATGAGGCATTCAATCCACAATCAAAAATTATTGAAAAAAAATCTCTGGAACAGCAATAA
- a CDS encoding ferredoxin--nitrite reductase: protein MVQYYLEGKKLNKIEKNKAAKDGLEIGKDIDKFAEMGWEQMDKTDLELRLKWYGMFWRPKTPGKFMLRLRIPNGIINAEQLKVIASIVARYGENGSCDITTRQNIQLRGVLISDLPEILNRLKKVNISTTQSGFDNPRNVTGNPIAGVDPEEIIDTRIYTSKMQDHLTNEGKGNSEFSNLPRKWNTAIAGSKDNFLLHNDLIFHPVKINGVLGFSVWIGGVLSSVMNEYAVPLNAWVEEEKIYELTSIILSLWRDNGERNIRPKGRFRFYLDKIGIEQFRDLIEKQYGALKEDPGSIFSDKPRSFFGIHSQKQEGKYFAGIHVPVGRLLAEDLQDLANICENFGDKEIRLTEDQNIIITGINTNLIKEFKEQSILQKFPLEPENIAAGTVSCTGNTYCGFALTNTKDQALKISHELDKELDLKDELKIHWTGCPNSCGQAYMGGIGLTGKKAKDKEGKTVEAYDISIGGSQGPNYKLGELIKKSVPQDELKDVLKDLLISNFDAKEKIFLSKKSGSLSRFMNWFSPLGKDKPLINRANGSPDIFSKFMNRISN from the coding sequence ATGGTTCAATACTATCTCGAAGGCAAAAAACTAAATAAAATTGAAAAAAATAAAGCTGCTAAAGATGGACTCGAAATCGGGAAGGATATAGACAAATTTGCTGAAATGGGATGGGAGCAAATGGATAAAACTGATTTAGAATTAAGATTGAAATGGTATGGGATGTTTTGGAGACCCAAAACCCCTGGAAAGTTTATGTTAAGGCTAAGAATACCTAATGGAATAATCAATGCAGAACAATTAAAAGTAATTGCATCAATTGTTGCTAGATATGGAGAAAATGGAAGTTGTGATATAACAACTAGGCAAAATATACAACTTAGAGGTGTTTTGATTAGTGATTTGCCTGAGATATTAAATAGATTAAAAAAAGTAAACATATCAACAACTCAATCTGGATTTGATAATCCAAGAAATGTTACTGGAAATCCCATCGCTGGAGTTGATCCAGAAGAGATTATAGACACAAGGATATATACATCAAAAATGCAAGATCATTTAACTAATGAAGGTAAAGGAAACTCAGAATTTTCAAATCTTCCAAGGAAATGGAATACAGCTATAGCAGGCTCTAAAGATAATTTTCTTTTACATAATGATTTAATTTTTCATCCAGTTAAAATTAATGGAGTTTTAGGTTTTAGTGTTTGGATTGGAGGTGTACTTTCATCAGTAATGAATGAATATGCAGTTCCGTTGAATGCCTGGGTTGAAGAAGAAAAAATTTATGAATTAACATCAATTATTTTATCCCTCTGGAGAGATAATGGGGAACGTAATATAAGACCTAAAGGTAGGTTTAGATTTTATTTAGATAAAATTGGTATTGAACAATTTAGAGATCTTATCGAAAAGCAATATGGAGCATTAAAAGAAGATCCAGGTTCAATATTTTCAGATAAACCAAGGTCATTTTTTGGAATTCATTCTCAAAAACAAGAAGGTAAATATTTTGCAGGAATTCATGTGCCAGTAGGTCGTCTTTTGGCTGAAGATTTACAAGATCTAGCAAATATATGCGAGAATTTTGGTGATAAAGAAATAAGACTTACCGAAGACCAAAATATTATTATTACTGGTATAAATACAAATCTAATTAAAGAATTTAAGGAGCAATCTATCTTACAAAAGTTTCCATTAGAACCAGAAAATATTGCCGCAGGTACTGTTTCTTGTACTGGAAATACCTATTGTGGTTTCGCTTTGACAAATACAAAAGATCAAGCTTTAAAAATCTCGCATGAATTAGACAAAGAATTAGATTTGAAAGACGAATTAAAGATTCATTGGACCGGGTGTCCTAATAGTTGTGGTCAAGCCTACATGGGAGGAATTGGTTTAACGGGTAAAAAAGCTAAAGACAAAGAAGGAAAAACTGTTGAAGCTTATGATATAAGCATTGGTGGATCACAAGGGCCTAATTATAAATTAGGAGAATTAATAAAAAAATCTGTCCCTCAAGATGAATTAAAAGATGTACTAAAAGATTTACTTATTTCAAATTTTGACGCAAAAGAAAAAATATTTTTAAGTAAAAAATCTGGTTCATTATCTCGATTTATGAATTGGTTTAGTCCTCTTGGCAAAGATAAACCGCTGATTAATCGAGCTAATGGCAGCCCCGACATCTTTTCCAAATTTATGAATCGAATTAGTAATTAA
- a CDS encoding aminotransferase class IV, with translation MTENKNEKLGWINGHWGVLKDLKVPINDRGLNFADGIFETIFILNGVPQLLNEHINRWEESANILEMNPPPSKDWLISLIEDGINRSQLNNVNGVIRINWTRGASKQRGIDISKTSHHSFWLEIDSYQPNFESISTIISQTERRNSFSRLSYCKTFSYNQGIQARIEAKKAGFNDAILLNSQGEICCATTANILVKRENNWLTPPSNSGCLPGIMRQRGIEMNIIKEALIEATPKDNDEWFLINSLSCRPIQKINKKELKISTNPKEFWLRLLKI, from the coding sequence ATGACTGAAAATAAGAACGAAAAATTAGGCTGGATTAATGGTCACTGGGGAGTCTTAAAAGATTTAAAAGTGCCAATTAATGATCGAGGTCTCAACTTTGCAGATGGAATCTTTGAAACGATTTTCATTTTGAATGGAGTTCCGCAGCTTCTTAATGAGCATATAAATAGATGGGAAGAAAGTGCAAATATTTTAGAAATGAATCCCCCTCCATCAAAAGATTGGTTGATTTCACTCATTGAAGATGGCATTAACCGATCGCAATTAAATAATGTCAATGGAGTAATTCGTATTAATTGGACTAGAGGAGCATCAAAACAACGTGGAATTGATATCAGCAAGACAAGCCATCATAGTTTTTGGTTGGAGATAGATTCTTATCAACCAAATTTTGAATCTATATCTACAATAATTAGTCAAACTGAAAGAAGAAATTCTTTTAGCCGATTGAGTTATTGTAAAACATTTTCCTATAACCAAGGGATTCAAGCGCGCATAGAAGCAAAGAAAGCAGGCTTTAATGATGCGATATTATTAAATAGTCAAGGTGAAATATGTTGCGCCACTACAGCAAATATATTAGTAAAAAGAGAAAATAATTGGTTGACTCCACCATCTAATAGTGGTTGTCTACCTGGCATAATGCGTCAACGAGGAATTGAAATGAATATAATAAAAGAAGCTCTCATTGAAGCGACACCAAAAGATAATGATGAATGGTTTTTAATCAATAGTTTAAGTTGTCGTCCAATTCAAAAAATAAACAAAAAAGAATTAAAAATATCAACTAACCCCAAAGAATTTTGGCTGAGATTGTTAAAAATCTAA
- a CDS encoding CbiX/SirB N-terminal domain-containing protein, with product MKSTFESFSSSVLSVPSINPLSSPEIICSRVSRISHHLNFNKLVESTNTSSDVHQKLSLLPNRINCEPPHHLHLLVHGSRAGEIHPSLLSLVDQLKTLKNRSVSIEALTDDNPEQIDIGNRSVFLVPLFLLPGSHVCIDVPKIFKRLQEDGQNIKLFPFLGSFMPWLSLIDDLITSQSPFVKPALIHHPVSSDTSSVFLKSLEKFLNIPLYSWSRWNQDTFKKEKNYLPIPYLLTPNKNVEIDSKGEQLKSLLEIDIIHRGLVNILGNLP from the coding sequence ATGAAAAGTACTTTTGAATCTTTTTCTTCCTCTGTATTGAGTGTTCCTTCGATCAACCCCCTCTCCTCGCCTGAAATTATTTGTTCTCGAGTATCTAGAATTTCTCATCATCTCAATTTTAATAAATTAGTTGAAAGTACTAATACATCTTCAGATGTCCATCAAAAGTTGTCTTTGTTACCAAATAGAATTAATTGTGAGCCTCCTCACCATTTACATTTACTAGTTCATGGTTCTCGAGCTGGTGAGATACATCCATCTCTTTTGTCTTTGGTTGATCAATTAAAAACGCTTAAAAATCGCTCTGTTTCAATAGAGGCTTTAACTGATGACAATCCAGAACAAATTGACATCGGTAATAGGTCAGTGTTTTTAGTTCCTCTTTTTTTGTTACCTGGAAGTCATGTTTGTATTGATGTACCAAAAATATTTAAACGTTTGCAAGAAGATGGACAAAATATAAAATTGTTTCCTTTCCTAGGTTCTTTTATGCCATGGCTATCATTAATAGATGATCTGATAACTAGTCAGAGTCCTTTTGTTAAACCTGCATTGATTCATCACCCTGTCTCTTCAGATACTTCAAGTGTTTTTCTTAAGTCCTTAGAAAAATTCCTAAATATTCCTCTTTATTCATGGTCTAGATGGAATCAAGATACTTTTAAAAAGGAGAAGAATTATCTTCCTATTCCCTATCTTTTGACTCCCAACAAAAATGTAGAAATTGATAGTAAAGGAGAGCAGCTTAAATCTTTGCTTGAGATTGATATTATTCATCGTGGTCTTGTTAATATTTTGGGTAACTTGCCATGA
- the queC gene encoding 7-cyano-7-deazaguanine synthase QueC — protein MIEQTTIALLSGGIDSATAACIAMEAGQKVIGLSFDYGQRHLKELQAAADLAKDLNLEDHITIKIDLSSWGGSSLTDTSKIIPTKGIQKNTIPNTYVPGRNTIFVAIGLSLAEARGANRIALGINAMDYSGYPDCRPDYLKAYQELANLSSRVGREGKGIKLWAPLLNWEKTKIFKEALRLQIPIEKTWSCYQGKSKPCGKCDSCRIRDKALKEIGREDLCSQDIS, from the coding sequence ATGATTGAACAGACAACAATTGCATTACTTTCTGGAGGAATTGATTCGGCTACAGCTGCTTGTATCGCTATGGAAGCTGGACAAAAAGTAATTGGTTTATCCTTTGATTATGGCCAACGACATCTTAAAGAGTTACAAGCAGCAGCAGATTTAGCAAAAGATTTAAATCTTGAGGATCATATAACAATCAAGATTGATTTATCTTCTTGGGGTGGGTCCTCCTTGACTGATACGTCTAAAATAATACCCACTAAAGGCATACAAAAAAATACTATTCCTAACACTTACGTTCCAGGTAGAAACACAATCTTTGTTGCTATTGGGTTGAGTCTTGCAGAGGCTCGTGGTGCAAATCGAATAGCATTAGGCATCAATGCAATGGATTATTCTGGATATCCAGACTGTAGACCGGATTATTTAAAGGCATATCAAGAATTAGCTAACTTATCCAGCAGAGTAGGACGCGAAGGGAAAGGTATAAAACTCTGGGCTCCACTACTAAATTGGGAAAAAACAAAAATCTTTAAAGAAGCATTGCGCTTACAAATTCCTATAGAAAAAACATGGAGTTGCTATCAGGGTAAGAGTAAACCGTGTGGTAAATGTGATAGTTGTCGTATTAGAGATAAAGCATTAAAAGAGATAGGTCGAGAAGATTTATGTAGTCAAGATATCTCATGA
- the aspS gene encoding aspartate--tRNA ligase, with amino-acid sequence MRNKTCGELRASAIGANVQLCGWVDRRRDHGGVIFIDLRDRSGTIQITVDPDQGQDLFNIAESLRNETVLHINGLVRARPEEAINTKIPTGEVEVLAENIKILNAVTSTLPFSVSIHDEESVKEETRLRHRYLDLRRERMNKNLRLRHNTVKAARSFLENEGFIEVETPILTRSTPEGARDYLVPSRVCGGEFFALPQSPQLFKQLLMVGGIERYYQVARCFRDEDLRADRQPEFTQLDIEMSFMEEKEIIALNEKLIVNIWKKIKGIDLPTPFPRMTWQEAMDRFGTDRPDTRYGMELVNTSDLFSKSGFKVFSNAISSGGCVKCITIENGNNLISNVRIKPGGDIFSEAQKAGAGGLAFIRVRENEEVDTIGAIKDNLTPSQIKDLLSKTEAQAGDLILFGAGPTNIVNATLDRVRQFIAQDLKIISDNDLKTYWNFLWVTDFPMFEFNSDENRLEAIHHPFCAPKPEDIGESEKLWKDRLPKSNAQAYDLVLNGLEIGGGSLRIHNSELQKTVLEVIGISKNEAEDQFGFLIDALAMGAPPHGGIAFGLDRIVMLLANEDSIRDTIAFPKTQQARCSMAKAPANVENKQLEDLHIASTWIEPD; translated from the coding sequence ATGCGCAATAAGACTTGTGGAGAATTACGAGCTTCCGCAATTGGCGCAAATGTTCAACTATGTGGTTGGGTTGATCGAAGGAGAGATCATGGCGGAGTAATTTTTATTGATCTAAGAGACCGCTCTGGAACAATTCAAATAACAGTTGATCCAGATCAAGGTCAAGATCTTTTTAACATCGCTGAAAGTCTTAGAAATGAGACTGTACTTCACATCAATGGATTAGTAAGAGCAAGACCTGAAGAAGCTATTAATACAAAAATCCCAACCGGTGAAGTAGAAGTTTTAGCTGAAAATATAAAAATTCTGAATGCAGTTACTAGTACACTCCCATTCTCAGTTTCAATTCACGATGAAGAGAGTGTTAAAGAAGAAACAAGGCTGAGGCATAGATATTTGGATCTAAGAAGAGAGAGAATGAATAAAAATCTTCGATTGAGACATAACACAGTTAAAGCGGCTAGAAGTTTTCTTGAAAACGAAGGATTTATAGAAGTTGAAACACCTATTTTGACTCGATCAACTCCTGAAGGAGCAAGAGATTACTTAGTCCCCTCACGTGTATGCGGTGGCGAATTTTTTGCATTACCGCAATCACCACAATTATTCAAACAATTATTGATGGTTGGTGGCATTGAGCGTTACTACCAAGTTGCACGATGTTTTCGTGATGAGGATTTACGGGCAGACAGACAACCAGAATTTACTCAATTAGATATTGAAATGAGTTTTATGGAGGAAAAAGAAATAATTGCGTTAAATGAGAAATTGATTGTAAATATCTGGAAAAAAATTAAAGGGATTGATCTCCCTACTCCATTTCCAAGGATGACTTGGCAAGAGGCTATGGATCGGTTTGGAACTGACAGACCTGATACTCGATATGGAATGGAACTTGTCAACACAAGTGATTTATTTTCTAAAAGTGGATTTAAAGTGTTTTCAAATGCTATTTCTTCTGGTGGATGCGTCAAATGCATCACCATTGAGAATGGAAATAATTTGATTAGTAATGTAAGAATAAAACCAGGTGGAGATATTTTTAGCGAAGCCCAAAAGGCTGGCGCTGGCGGTCTTGCATTTATTAGAGTTAGAGAAAATGAAGAAGTCGATACTATTGGAGCCATAAAAGATAATTTAACTCCCTCTCAAATAAAAGATCTCCTATCGAAAACCGAAGCACAAGCTGGTGATCTAATCCTTTTTGGTGCAGGACCCACAAATATTGTAAATGCAACCTTAGATAGAGTTCGCCAATTTATAGCTCAAGATCTAAAAATCATTTCCGACAACGATTTAAAAACATATTGGAATTTTCTTTGGGTCACAGATTTTCCTATGTTTGAATTCAATTCTGATGAAAATCGTCTGGAAGCGATTCATCATCCTTTCTGTGCTCCGAAGCCTGAAGATATTGGTGAATCAGAAAAATTATGGAAAGATAGATTACCCAAGTCAAATGCTCAAGCGTATGATCTAGTGCTTAATGGATTAGAAATTGGTGGAGGATCTCTACGAATTCACAACTCAGAACTTCAAAAAACCGTACTAGAAGTAATTGGTATATCTAAAAATGAGGCAGAAGACCAATTCGGTTTTTTAATTGATGCACTTGCAATGGGTGCTCCTCCGCATGGTGGGATTGCATTTGGACTGGACAGAATAGTAATGCTCTTAGCCAATGAAGATTCAATTAGAGACACTATTGCTTTTCCAAAAACACAACAAGCTCGTTGTTCTATGGCTAAAGCCCCTGCAAACGTGGAAAACAAACAATTAGAAGACCTCCATATAGCTTCTACATGGATAGAACCTGATTGA
- a CDS encoding anthranilate synthase component I family protein: MNNIKRQLCQWEVPELVAHKLIQEWGEAGFTWLDGDGSDLGRWVTLGINPLEQFCSRELGNSKTNSNPFQILRELPPGHWTGWLSYEAASWTEPQNPWQTSSMATLWIASHDPILKFDLQNKELWLEGKDEKRISIMENFLNSTFHQKLSKANTNGTKQIERKNSIPLESWDWKLTSQEYSERVDEIKEWIAKGDIFQANLTTSCKAPLPESMRPIDVYSKLKKCSPAPFAGVIIGDQMAKGEAIISTSPERFLKAFPTGEVETRPIKGTRPRDRDPEKDADWAAELICSSKDHAENVMIVDLLRNDLGRVCQPGSIKVPHLLVLESYSQVHHLTSVVKGRLKTNKTWVDLLEACWPGGSVTGAPKLRACKRLYELEPTARGPYCGSILNINWDGVLDSNILIRSLMIKESSISAHAGCGIVADSDSQKEAEEMNWKLMPLLNALT, translated from the coding sequence ATGAATAACATTAAACGACAACTATGTCAGTGGGAAGTACCTGAACTAGTAGCTCACAAATTGATTCAAGAATGGGGAGAGGCTGGATTTACGTGGCTTGATGGCGATGGGAGTGATTTAGGTCGATGGGTTACCTTAGGAATTAACCCTTTAGAGCAGTTTTGTTCAAGAGAATTAGGAAATTCAAAAACGAATTCAAATCCTTTTCAGATTTTACGCGAATTACCGCCAGGCCATTGGACTGGTTGGCTTAGTTATGAAGCTGCATCTTGGACAGAGCCACAAAATCCATGGCAAACAAGTTCTATGGCAACTTTATGGATAGCCTCTCATGACCCTATATTAAAATTTGATCTTCAAAATAAGGAGCTATGGCTAGAAGGCAAAGATGAAAAGCGCATCTCAATTATGGAAAATTTTCTAAACAGTACTTTTCATCAAAAGCTTTCCAAAGCCAACACTAACGGGACAAAACAAATAGAACGCAAGAATAGTATCCCCCTAGAATCTTGGGACTGGAAATTAACAAGTCAAGAATATTCTGAAAGAGTTGATGAGATCAAAGAATGGATTGCGAAAGGTGATATTTTTCAGGCTAATCTAACCACCTCATGCAAAGCCCCATTACCAGAATCCATGCGTCCAATAGACGTATATTCAAAACTTAAAAAATGTTCCCCTGCTCCATTTGCTGGAGTAATTATCGGCGATCAAATGGCAAAAGGAGAAGCTATTATATCAACTTCACCAGAAAGATTTTTAAAAGCTTTCCCCACTGGAGAAGTCGAAACAAGACCAATCAAGGGAACTAGACCCAGAGATAGAGATCCAGAAAAAGATGCTGATTGGGCAGCAGAGCTTATTTGTAGTTCAAAAGATCATGCTGAGAATGTAATGATTGTAGATCTACTAAGAAATGATCTTGGAAGAGTATGCCAGCCTGGTTCAATCAAAGTCCCTCATCTACTAGTTTTAGAAAGCTATTCACAAGTTCATCATCTCACTTCAGTAGTTAAAGGTAGACTCAAAACCAATAAAACTTGGGTTGACTTGCTTGAAGCATGCTGGCCAGGAGGTTCAGTAACAGGAGCACCGAAGCTTAGAGCATGTAAAAGATTGTATGAACTTGAACCAACAGCGAGAGGTCCATATTGTGGATCAATATTAAATATAAATTGGGATGGGGTCCTTGATAGCAATATTTTAATCCGATCTTTAATGATTAAAGAATCCTCTATCAGTGCTCATGCTGGATGTGGAATTGTTGCAGATTCAGATAGTCAAAAGGAAGCTGAGGAAATGAATTGGAAATTGATGCCACTTTTAAACGCGTTAACATGA